A stretch of Mesorhizobium sp. M2A.F.Ca.ET.046.03.2.1 DNA encodes these proteins:
- a CDS encoding tyrosine-type recombinase/integrase, with the protein MRIKITGLKRYKDRLGIERVYHRKSGTPIDPKLTGQALAAEVDRLDKLHAPKMAQSGTLGALLESYKKSPKFTDLAPRTQSDYQKYMDHLKPIAGTPLALIDTAFMAKLRDKTVKKRRGAFTNHMMAMLSSAFKHGKEYGLVTSNPCLELEKARIAKDRRKENRPWTKTERVNVLAAAPLHYKVPIALARFLAMRRGDILRLPRMAYRDGYISFRASKNGKIMKLPALGELRKILDEALEAWPVSEIDVTMLCLNSHRKPWTEMGFSASIGKFFDDCVARGLAGKGLTMHGLRHSVATDLREQGYRLEDIKNFLGQETIEMAEHYSSSADVSGVLIDMANVIQAGSKRERVLSNSRKKSV; encoded by the coding sequence ATGAGGATTAAGATCACAGGGCTCAAACGCTACAAGGACCGGCTCGGCATCGAGCGCGTCTATCACCGCAAGAGCGGGACGCCGATCGACCCGAAACTGACCGGCCAGGCCTTAGCCGCCGAGGTCGATCGTCTGGACAAGCTGCATGCCCCAAAGATGGCGCAGTCCGGAACGCTCGGGGCGCTGCTCGAAAGCTACAAGAAATCCCCCAAATTTACCGATCTCGCTCCGCGCACGCAGTCCGACTATCAAAAGTACATGGACCATCTGAAGCCAATCGCGGGGACACCCCTGGCTTTGATCGACACCGCATTCATGGCGAAGCTGCGCGACAAGACCGTCAAGAAGCGCCGCGGCGCGTTCACCAACCACATGATGGCCATGCTCTCTTCGGCCTTCAAACACGGCAAGGAGTATGGGCTGGTCACGTCCAATCCTTGCCTCGAGCTCGAAAAGGCAAGGATCGCAAAGGATCGGCGCAAAGAGAACCGCCCGTGGACGAAGACGGAACGGGTGAACGTGCTGGCTGCCGCCCCGCTCCATTACAAGGTCCCAATCGCGCTTGCGCGCTTCCTGGCGATGCGACGCGGCGATATCCTGCGGCTGCCGCGAATGGCCTATCGCGACGGCTATATCTCTTTCCGGGCCTCGAAGAACGGCAAGATCATGAAGCTGCCGGCGTTAGGCGAGTTGCGCAAGATCCTGGACGAGGCGCTGGAGGCATGGCCGGTTTCAGAGATCGACGTCACGATGCTATGCCTCAATTCGCACAGGAAGCCTTGGACCGAGATGGGCTTCTCCGCTTCGATCGGAAAATTCTTCGACGATTGCGTGGCGCGCGGCCTCGCCGGCAAGGGCCTGACGATGCATGGCCTTCGGCACTCGGTGGCGACCGACCTGCGCGAACAAGGCTACCGGCTCGAGGACATCAAGAATTTCCTCGGCCAGGAGACGATCGAGATGGCCGAGCATTATTCTTCGAGCGCGGACGTATCAGGGGTCTTGATCGACATGGCGAATGTGATACAAGCCGGCTCGAAACGAGAACGGGTTTTGTCTAACTCCCGCAAGAAAAGTGTCTAA
- a CDS encoding adenylate/guanylate cyclase domain-containing protein: MSETRKLAAILAADVVGYSRLAGLDEDRTLARLRALRSDLVDPTIAVHIGRVVKRTGDGALVEFRSVVDAVRCAIEVQNAMLERNAGVPPDRRIAFRIGIHVGDVVEESDGDLMGDGVNIAARLQGIAQPNGICLSGAAYEQVRDKLKVNFEDIGDQELKNIARPVRAYRVTLNSGAEKEPTVPDLSGGKLALPDKPSIAVLPFQNMSGDPEQEYFGDGVAEDIITALSKLRGFFVIARNSTFAYKGKAPDIRQVARELGVRYILEGSVRKAGERVRVTGQLVDAASGNHIWAERYDRPASDIFAVQDEITHSVVAAIEPQIYAAERLRLQSRTPESLDAWGCVVRAMPYIWLWAIQDEDTGINLLTRAIELDPHYARAHSLLAWTFATRVVSGNLEFEPGISHALTLAQRAIDLDPDDAWAHFAAGYVFAMSRRFGPAVEELNEALQRNPNFVFVHIISGAAYGYAGLAEDGLRQLEIARRLSPLDQTQAANLSVEGLCHLVAGRHAEAVRAERRAVLMRPNFGTAWRTLTAAAGLAGDLEIARQGLVECKRLQRNLSIDWVEKYHPLIRAEDRARYIEGLRRAGLE, translated from the coding sequence ATGAGCGAGACCCGCAAGCTTGCGGCGATCCTGGCCGCCGATGTCGTCGGATACAGCCGACTGGCTGGTTTGGACGAAGATCGGACTCTCGCGCGCCTCCGGGCACTCCGCAGCGACCTGGTTGATCCTACCATCGCGGTACACATCGGACGCGTGGTGAAACGTACCGGTGACGGAGCCCTTGTCGAGTTCCGCAGCGTGGTCGATGCTGTCCGATGCGCCATCGAGGTGCAGAACGCCATGCTCGAACGCAACGCCGGGGTGCCGCCTGATCGACGTATCGCGTTTCGCATAGGAATACATGTTGGCGATGTAGTCGAGGAGAGCGACGGCGACCTGATGGGCGACGGTGTCAACATTGCTGCCCGTCTGCAAGGTATTGCCCAACCTAATGGTATTTGCCTATCGGGTGCGGCATATGAACAGGTACGCGACAAGCTCAAAGTTAATTTCGAGGATATCGGCGACCAGGAACTCAAAAACATTGCACGGCCGGTGCGAGCCTATCGCGTGACCTTAAACAGTGGCGCCGAAAAAGAGCCGACAGTGCCCGACCTCTCCGGTGGAAAACTGGCGCTGCCCGACAAGCCGTCGATTGCTGTCCTGCCGTTCCAGAACATGAGCGGTGACCCCGAACAGGAATACTTTGGCGACGGCGTCGCTGAGGACATCATTACCGCCTTGTCCAAGCTGCGGGGCTTCTTCGTTATCGCTCGCAATTCGACCTTCGCGTACAAAGGCAAGGCGCCGGATATCCGTCAGGTCGCGCGAGAGCTTGGTGTTCGCTACATACTGGAAGGCAGCGTTCGCAAGGCTGGCGAGCGGGTACGGGTAACTGGGCAGCTCGTCGATGCCGCCAGCGGCAACCACATCTGGGCAGAGCGCTACGACCGCCCCGCCTCTGATATTTTCGCCGTGCAGGACGAGATCACTCACAGCGTTGTCGCGGCGATCGAGCCGCAGATTTACGCGGCTGAACGTCTTCGCCTTCAAAGTAGGACGCCGGAGAGTCTCGATGCATGGGGCTGCGTTGTCCGAGCAATGCCTTATATCTGGTTATGGGCTATTCAAGATGAGGACACTGGCATCAACCTCCTGACGCGAGCGATTGAGCTTGATCCCCACTACGCTCGCGCCCACAGCCTGCTCGCGTGGACCTTCGCCACCCGTGTAGTCTCAGGCAATTTGGAATTTGAGCCAGGCATTTCCCATGCCCTCACGCTCGCTCAGCGTGCGATAGACCTCGATCCCGACGACGCATGGGCCCATTTTGCGGCGGGCTACGTATTCGCGATGTCGAGACGATTTGGGCCGGCGGTGGAGGAACTGAACGAGGCACTGCAACGCAACCCCAACTTTGTATTCGTCCACATAATCTCGGGAGCAGCGTACGGCTATGCGGGGCTTGCTGAAGATGGCCTCCGCCAGCTCGAAATTGCGCGACGATTGAGTCCCCTGGACCAAACCCAAGCAGCCAATCTTTCGGTCGAAGGTCTTTGCCATCTGGTCGCCGGCCGCCACGCCGAAGCGGTAAGAGCTGAACGTCGGGCCGTGCTGATGAGACCAAACTTTGGAACCGCCTGGCGCACGCTCACAGCAGCCGCAGGACTGGCCGGTGATCTGGAAATCGCACGCCAAGGACTCGTCGAATGCAAACGTCTACAGCGGAATCTCAGCATCGACTGGGTCGAAAAATACCACCCACTGATACGGGCTGAGGACCGTGCCAGGTATATCGAGGGCCTGCGCCGAGCGGGCCTTGAATAG
- a CDS encoding DpnI domain-containing protein produces MATLKQDLGLFGEQRVVADCTCPKCKGAKTLVRLPSNFKCADIICDFCGYLGQVKASRVKRLDVVPKAILGAAWRPQNDRMQAAIYFPLFLVLVDGAWQYSIYYLAADLQTPAMFKPRSPLSQTARRSGWQGFVYDLDAVKERIVRIR; encoded by the coding sequence TTGGCTACTCTCAAGCAGGATCTTGGACTGTTTGGCGAACAACGAGTGGTCGCCGACTGCACATGCCCGAAATGCAAGGGAGCGAAAACGCTGGTCAGGTTGCCATCGAACTTCAAATGCGCCGATATCATATGCGATTTTTGCGGCTATCTCGGGCAGGTCAAAGCGAGCCGAGTTAAGCGCCTGGATGTCGTTCCGAAAGCCATCCTGGGAGCCGCATGGAGGCCGCAGAACGACCGCATGCAAGCCGCTATCTATTTCCCATTGTTCCTGGTGCTCGTCGACGGCGCGTGGCAGTATTCGATCTACTATCTGGCGGCTGATCTTCAAACGCCTGCGATGTTCAAGCCACGTAGTCCCTTATCCCAGACTGCTCGTCGGTCTGGCTGGCAAGGTTTCGTCTATGATCTTGACGCCGTGAAGGAGCGGATCGTTCGCATTCGCTAG
- a CDS encoding HNH endonuclease, producing MAVTQGHGNPDWTRDETILALELFFESDMGRLRSADPRVQLLSDVLRALPYHEDAARNERFRNAAGVAFKVQNLRSVVTGKGLQNVSAMDRAIWAEFGDRREEVVRLAALIRAGIKVPAKDVVVPAEDEFYEGRVLTRLHYTRERNPRIRAKLLQARSSAGLNCEICAISYPSVLANIHDAAFEAHHVVPLAEAGVRVTRLADMALLCACCHRLIHRIIATERRWVTVDEARRIIFAENSAV from the coding sequence ATGGCGGTGACACAAGGACACGGAAATCCGGACTGGACACGCGACGAGACAATCCTGGCGTTGGAGCTATTCTTCGAATCCGACATGGGAAGGCTTCGATCTGCCGACCCCAGGGTCCAGTTGCTATCCGATGTTCTCAGGGCGCTGCCATATCATGAGGATGCAGCGAGGAACGAGCGTTTCCGCAATGCCGCCGGTGTCGCCTTCAAGGTGCAAAATCTGCGTAGCGTTGTCACGGGCAAGGGACTTCAAAATGTCTCCGCGATGGACCGCGCTATCTGGGCAGAGTTTGGTGATCGGCGCGAGGAGGTCGTGCGGCTGGCCGCACTAATCCGTGCGGGTATCAAGGTGCCAGCCAAAGACGTGGTGGTGCCGGCAGAGGACGAGTTCTATGAGGGCCGGGTCTTGACCCGTCTCCATTACACTCGTGAACGAAATCCGAGAATTCGCGCGAAGCTTTTGCAGGCTCGGTCGTCTGCGGGTCTGAATTGTGAGATATGCGCGATCAGCTACCCATCTGTGCTGGCCAACATTCATGATGCTGCTTTCGAAGCGCACCATGTGGTGCCGCTCGCTGAGGCAGGTGTCAGGGTAACCAGACTGGCCGATATGGCGCTCTTATGTGCGTGCTGTCATCGCTTGATCCACCGCATAATTGCGACCGAACGACGGTGGGTGACTGTCGATGAGGCTCGACGGATAATCTTTGCCGAAAACAGCGCGGTGTGA
- a CDS encoding acyltransferase, which produces MNNSPTESSRIECLDGLRAAAALWVLVGHCLLLTGWHLPVLGDPALGVDLFIMLSGFLMVFHYQLRQDKEPWQRPETWLKFWTRRYFRIAPLFYVMLFFALAFGPYVYESRTVIDAFVGRVPQAPERYLDSSLKNIFAHLTFLFGLSPNFAYRTPLPDWSLGLEMQFYAVFPALMLLARRFGWVWSALVVAALGALAVVALKLMSVHFPMPSFLPLKIQVFLCGMLLAGVLGQSQPRPLLHLALAMALAAIPFGDGHGLSKFLIREALVLGFFALVLYRMLPGAAGAAARKVAVALGGGIFHVLGELSYSIYLIHLLILQPVAAFVITRYGDGLGAPLRFAIVLAVVLPVVCLLSFLTYRLIEMPGQQLGRVVLRRFARKEPALEPSPAE; this is translated from the coding sequence ATGAACAATAGCCCTACAGAGTCATCGCGCATCGAATGCCTGGATGGCCTTCGCGCCGCCGCAGCATTGTGGGTGCTGGTCGGCCACTGCCTGCTGCTGACGGGCTGGCATCTCCCGGTGCTTGGCGACCCGGCGCTGGGCGTCGATCTCTTCATCATGCTTTCGGGCTTCCTGATGGTGTTCCACTATCAGTTGCGCCAGGACAAGGAGCCCTGGCAAAGGCCTGAAACCTGGCTGAAATTCTGGACGCGGCGTTATTTCCGCATTGCGCCGCTGTTCTACGTCATGCTGTTCTTCGCACTGGCGTTCGGCCCGTATGTTTATGAGTCGCGGACAGTCATCGACGCATTCGTGGGCCGTGTGCCGCAGGCGCCAGAGCGCTACCTTGACAGCAGCCTGAAGAACATTTTCGCCCACCTGACATTCCTGTTCGGCCTTTCCCCGAACTTCGCCTACCGGACGCCGCTGCCCGACTGGAGCCTCGGGCTGGAAATGCAGTTCTACGCGGTCTTCCCGGCGCTCATGCTTTTGGCGCGGCGTTTCGGATGGGTCTGGAGCGCGCTAGTCGTTGCGGCGCTCGGCGCCCTGGCGGTGGTGGCCCTCAAGTTGATGTCGGTTCATTTCCCGATGCCGTCCTTCCTGCCGCTGAAGATACAGGTTTTCCTGTGCGGCATGCTTCTGGCGGGCGTTCTGGGGCAGAGCCAACCGCGACCGCTGCTGCATCTGGCCCTGGCGATGGCGCTCGCGGCGATCCCCTTCGGCGACGGCCACGGCCTTTCGAAGTTCCTGATACGCGAAGCGCTGGTGCTTGGGTTCTTTGCCCTCGTCCTCTATCGGATGCTGCCCGGCGCGGCGGGCGCCGCGGCGCGAAAAGTCGCCGTCGCATTGGGCGGAGGCATCTTTCATGTGCTCGGCGAACTGTCCTACAGCATCTATCTGATCCACCTTCTCATTCTGCAGCCCGTGGCGGCCTTCGTGATTACCCGTTATGGCGACGGCCTCGGCGCGCCGCTGCGCTTCGCCATCGTGCTGGCGGTCGTGCTGCCGGTAGTTTGTCTTCTGTCCTTCTTGACCTACAGGCTCATCGAGATGCCCGGGCAGCAACTCGGACGCGTGGTGTTGCGCCGGTTCGCACGTAAGGAGCCAGCGCTTGAGCCAAGTCCCGCCGAGTAG